The Impatiens glandulifera chromosome 3, dImpGla2.1, whole genome shotgun sequence genome contains a region encoding:
- the LOC124932940 gene encoding uncharacterized protein LOC124932940: protein MAATAIALHLRAKIRPVSNPRFSHLYSSSSSNFNEEPQAAESQSHPDSSSSSSSSYFSDTKAKLRQQYPQQPFHLSSNGPFSSPATSKVASMEEIRKNLSNFKQRASPQRPQPSSKPDPLSFHELYQRSVIPKDGKSMGEPGKGTTTSFASIRESLKLIDKNRDIGKGTDSMSLSNVKESFKLKPADSVVRGQSNVFGRTNNLPSSVFGKEMKDKRMVESPSMKTEFMKTYTYDQLGEKLKKLRPNTEADNWFSLTELNERLVKLREIEQKESDSMAGGFNFKVLKESIKMVSDAQKNMTLPVPRFDIIGNLNETPSYMRNPPKEQLFEKYFHPDNMSSAETMKLELAKVREEFKMSESDCGSARVQVATLTTKIKHLSNVLHKKDKHSRKGLIEMVERRKKLLKYVRRTDWDSYCLLLSKLGLRDKPTDKRLIKR, encoded by the exons ATGGCGGCTACTGCGATTGCTCTTCACCTAAGAGCTAAAATCAGGCCAGTATCAAACCCTAGATTTTCTCACCtttattcatcatcatcatcgaattTCAATGAGGAGCCCCAAGCAGCAGAGTCTCAATCTCATCCTGATTCGTCTTCTTCGTCGTCGTCTTCATACTTTAGCGACACCAAAGCCAAACTGAGACAGCAGTATCCACAACAACCATTTCATCTCTCCTCCAATGGCCCCTTTTCATCGCCAGCCACTTCAAAAGTTGCCTCTATGGAAGAAATACGAAAGAATCTCTCCAATTTCAAACAGCGGGCCTCTCCACAGCGTCCGCAACCGTCATCGAAACCAGATCCTCTCTCATTTCATGAACTTTACCAGCGCAGCGTGATCCCGAAAGATGGAAAATCGATGGGAGAACCGGGAAAAGGTACGACAACATCGTTCGCTTCAATTCGCGAAAGCTTGAAGCTGATTGATAAGAATCGAGACATTGGTAAGGGAACTGATTCTATGTCGCTTTCGAATGTCAAGGAGAGTTTTAAACTAAAACCTGCTGATTCTGTTGTAAGAGGTCAATCTAATGTGTTTGGTAGAACGAACAATCTTCCTTCTTCTGTGTTTGGGAAGGAAATGAAGGATAAGAGGATGGTTGAATCACCTTCCATGAAGACGGAGTTTATGAAGACGTATACGTATGATCAATTGGGGGAGAAGCTGAAGAAGTTGAGGCCAAATACTGAAGCTGATAATTGGTTTTCGTTAACAGAGTTGAATGAGAGGCTGGTGAAGCTTAGGGAGATTGAACAGAAGGAGAGTGACTCTATGGCTGGTGGCTTCAACTTCAAGGTTTTGAAGGAAAGCATTAAGATGGTGTCAGATGCTCAAAAGAATATGACTCTACCAG TTCCGAGGTTTGATATCATAGGAAACCTCAATGAAACTCCTTCTTACATGAGGAATCCACCAAAGGAGCAATTATTTGAGAAG TATTTTCATCCTGATAACATGTCATCGGCGGAGACAATGAAGCTTGAGCTGGCAAAAGTCAGGGAAGAATTTAAAATGTCCGAATCAGATTGTGGATCTGCTCGTGTCCAAG TTGCAACACTGacaacaaagatcaaacatcTCTCGAATGTCCTACACAAGAAG GATAAACATTCTAGGAAGGGTCTAATTGAAATGGTAGAGAGGAGGAAAAAGCTATTGAAGTATGTGAGAAGAACAGACTGGGATTCATACTGCCTCTTACTATCTAAACTAGGCCTCAGAGACAAACCGACAG